The Dysidea avara chromosome 13, odDysAvar1.4, whole genome shotgun sequence genome includes a region encoding these proteins:
- the LOC136242312 gene encoding uncharacterized protein: MASRQLDSLLDDTAHELRDLSLSIKYTGSLAGKSVGEDLGHGAYGRVYSVEYEGLLCAAKEVHSLLLEVATTQNQQVMKDRFLEECQHCNILRHPKIVRFLGIFYPPNNSFGIPSMVMEMMNESLCEYIENLERNLPNNTSQELVTKGSILLDVAEGLCYLHSQNPAVIHRDLSPKNILLKRGKTGKVLVAKIADLGVARIIQVDSKNTQNKLTKAPGTMHFMPPESLKDNPKYDTSLDVFSYGAIMLFISSHEWPAPTELVECDPDTDELKAYSEVQRRQKYLDSMPEETHSLRPLVKSCLSNKPASRPTMEVVSQTIKESPPLMPALQSCNYKLIWETLAPLPSPMYDASVALHDGIIYVMAGSAQEEETLKQVYCYNTDANHWTQLPPPTHCVGRLVVINKQLTIVGGADSVTKKVTNKVSTFIDNSWNEHYYPKMLKARYKPGVAVHAEYIIVLGGRDSSNIFDDIELLNCTNHSQWIQTGVLLPIKMWDIFPIISKDTLFIVGYTDPCGLRRSIAYQIPVGAMMTSTASSPPIVDQWTDLPTAPFSDTALLSDSHPPIIMGGSCEGVPRADVAMLDVSMMKWVTVALLSSPRQCVAVVSINTDAIIVLGGCSGGKDATEAKRYSLTTVESGKVKPTQSSYINNSRCIIQ, encoded by the exons ATGGCAAGTAGACAGTTAGACTCGTTGCTAGACGATACTGCTCATGAATTAAGAGACCTATCCCTTTCCATCAAATATACAGGGAGTCTTGCGGGAAAATCAGTTGGAGAAGATTTAGGACACGGGGCTTATGGTCGAGTGTACAGTGTTGAATACGAAGGATTATTGTGTGCTGCTAAGGAGGTGCACTCGTTATTATTGGAAGTAGCGACCACACAAAACCAACAGGTCATGAAGGATCGTTTTCTTGAGGAATGCCAGCATTGCAACATCCTAAGGCATCCCAAAATTGTTCGCTTTTTGGGTATATTTTACCCACCAAATAATTCCTTTGGTATTCCCTCGATGGTTATGGAGATGATGAATGAAAGCTTGTGTGAATACATAGAAAATCTTGAGAGAAACCTTCCTAACAACACTTCTCAGGAATTGGTAACAAAAGGCTCCATATTACTTGACGTTGCTGAAGGGTTATGTTACCTGCATTCCCAAAACCCTGCCGTAATTCACCGTGACCTCTCACCAAAAAACATTCTGTTGAAGCGAGGCAAAACTGGGAAAGTATTGGTGGCGAAAATTGCTGACCTGGGTGTTGCTAGGATTATACAAGTTGACAGTAAAAATACCCAAAACAAACTTACCAAAGCTCCTGGAACTATGCACTTCATGCCCCCTGAGAGTCTTAAAGACAATCCAAAATATGACACTTCACTAGACGTGTTCTCTTATGGTGCAATCATGCTGTTTATAAGCAGCCATGAATGGCCTGCACCCACAGAACTAGTGGAGTGTGATCCAGACACTGATGAACTTAAGGCGTACAGTGAAGTTCAGCGTCGTCAGAAATACCTGGATAGTATGCCAGAAGAGACACATAGTTTAAGGCCATTGGTAAAGTCCTGTCTTAGTAACAAACCAGCATCACGACCAACAATGGAAGTGGTATCTCAAACAATTAAG GAGTCACCTCCACTGATGCCAGCACTACAAAGTTGTAACTACAAGCTTATCTGGGAAACCCTAGCACCTCTGCCGTCTCCAATGTATGATGCATCAGTTGCCCTACATGATGGTATAATCTACGTAATGGCTGGCAGTGCTCAAGAGGAGGAAACTCTGAAACAAGTGTACTGTTATAACACCGATGCTAATCACTGGACCCAGCTTCCTCCTCCTACTCACTGTGTGGGTAGACTGGTAGTGATTAATAAACAATTGACCATTGTTGGTGGAGCGGATAGTGTTACTAAAAAGGTTACCAACAAAGTGTCTACATTTATTGATAACAGTTGGAATGAACACTACTATCCTAAAATGCTCAAGGCTCGCTACAAACCAGGTGTAGCTGTGCATGCGGAGTACATCATTGTGTTGGGAGGAAGAGATAGTTCCAATATTTTTGATGACATTGAGTTGCTAAATTGTACAAATCATTCTCAGTGGATACAAACTGGAGTACTCTTACCAATAAAGATGTGGGACATTTTCCCTATCATTTCAAAGGACACATTATTCATTGTTGGCTACACTGACCCATGTGGGTTAAGGCGTTCTATAGCATACCAGATACCAGTTGGTGCTATGATGACCTCAACAGCAAGTTCACCTCCTATTGTTGACCAGTGGACTGACCTGCCCACTGCTCCTTTTAGTGACACTGCATTACTTTCAGATTCACACCCACCTATAATCATGGGTGGTAGTTGTGAAGGTGTCCCTAGAGCTGATGTAGCTATGTTAGATGTTTCTATGATGAAATGGGTTACAGTTGCTTTGCTGTCCAGCCCCAGACAATGTGTTGCTGTGGTATCCATCAATACTGATGCTATTATTGTCCTTGGAGGTTGTAGTGGTGGAAAAGATGCTACCGAAGCTAAGCGCTATTCTTTGACTACAGTAGAGAGTGGAAAAGTTAAACCCACACAAAGCAGTTATATAAACAACAGTCggtgtattatacagtaa
- the LOC136242311 gene encoding speckle targeted PIP5K1A-regulated poly(A) polymerase-like, protein MEPSGGTMSGVEQARIHSLHSSVYVRGFVSGSATEEDLMKLFSQFGPVKKVYIDADKGTYAIVEFIDENCAFAALSQSSGLTLHDKRLVVKPREVKSPTKSASTKFGSKKPAKPIASKKPLKAPRSKIMMEGSSSADPDHGIHQSGHSLLSDNVLKRLNSVNSVDDKIKVFSEATHLSPDGVAQSLSICNMVEQACKLVVPGCKVIPYGSLITRFGSHKSDLDMCLLTKFTKEDEKLLSLKYLNFVNNDNQCAKLVEHVVMSQSASADLDLQLLASTVSMKLPGAMRVRHIRTAKCPVIKFYYAPAEKECDVTIDNRLALCNSLLLKNYSLFDNRLVPLVSSFCAMIRATGIGGRMFNSYSIALMVIYALQHCSPPVLPCLQDIGDWPLLPDTASEMVGPYGLVQGWPFSFCSVDSLSPSSNKMGLGILLKHIVDFYSSSFDFKSHVVAIHTREILDIKRAIEISKPHINDSSRTFKVGPLCIQDPIELSHNVSQNLMVPPFTSLQQKFSSASCLLHSMLSSASNSVDINVEFLQLFRSTKPVSKKIHIYSIDLQSEQVAAINHNTPAQLPLENKAVKSIVAILENELAFECTCVSESEVESLPIVANGDNLVTDVMQPSSETQPEVQRTRLKRPLCDEDLVIVAAKRPRLDDSISSDDSNKSFLSAYEAHISSQYLCKSTSNTWTNRRKMRRKAVAMECSTIQVDYSYEPVEFTVTVLTDVPSLSDSGMVARVLLVPAQSTTVKYFQTFFAFFKKHLLHYSIEQGIDLLQL, encoded by the exons ATGGAGCCTTCAGGTGGTACCATGTCAGGTGTGGAACAAGCCAGAATACATTCCTTGCACAGTTCTGTCTATGTAAGAGGTTTTGTGAGTGGCTCAGCTACTGAAGAagatttgatgaaattgttcagtCAGTTTGGGCCAGTCAAGAAAGTATACATTGATGCTGATAAG GGCACATATGCCATTGTGGAGTTTATAGATGAGAATTGTGCTTTCGCAGCCTTGTCCCAGTCAAGTGGACTTACTTTACATGATAAAAGACTTGTTGTGAAGCCTCGGGAAGTCAAGTCACCTACGAAGTCTGCATCAACTAAATTTGGATCAAAGAAACCAGCCAAGCCAATCGCAAGTAAAAAGCCACTCAAAGCTCCGAGGTCAAAGATTATGATGGAGGGATCTTCATCTGCTGACCCTGATCATGGCATCCATCAAAGTGGACATTCTTTACTCAGTGATAATGTACTTAAACGGTTAAATAGTGTGAACTCA GTTGATGATAAAATTAAGGTGTTTAGTGAAGCAACTCACTTGTCACCTGATGGTGTGGCACAGTCTCTTTCAATTTGTAACATGGTGGAACAAGCTTGTAAACTGGTTGTACCTGGTTGTAAGGTTATCCCTTATGGTTCACTGATCACAAGATTTGGGTCTCACAAATCTGACCTGGATATGTGCCTATTGACAAAATTTACAAAGGAAGACGAAAAACTTCTTTCCTTGAAATACTTAAATTTTGTAAACAATGATAACCAGTGTGCTAAATTAGTTGAGCATGTTGTGATGTCACAGTCTGCATCAGCTGACTTGGATTTGCAGTTATTAGCCTCAACCGTCAGTATGAAACTACCAGGTGCCATGAGGGTCAGACATATCAGAACAGCCAAGTGCCCAGTTATAAAGTTTTACTATGCTCCAGCTGAGAAAGAATGTGATGTGACCATCGACAACAG GTTGGCTCTTTGTAATAGTCTACTGCTCAAGAATTATTCTCTGTTTGACAACAGACTGGTTCCGTTAGTATCCTCATTCTGTGCAATGATAAGGGCTACCGGTATTGGTGGCAGAATGTTCAACAGTTATTCCATAGCTCTTATGGTCATCTATGCTTTACAGCATTGTAGCCCCCCAGTACTACCTTGCCTACAAGATATTGGAGATTGGCCACTGCTGCCTGATACTGCTAGTGAGATGGTTGGACCTTATGGATTAGTTCAAGGATGGCCATTCAGTTTCTGCTCTGTTGACAGTCTATCTCCCAGCAGTAATAAAATGGGTTTAG GCATACTACTGAAGCACATAGTTGATTTCTATTCTTCCAGTTTTGACTTCAAGAGTCATGTTGTTGCGATACACACTAGAGAGATACTAGATATCAAGAGAGCCATTGAAATATCAAAACCACACATCAATGATTCCTCTCGAACATTCAAAGTAGGCCCTTTGTGCATACAAGACCCTATTGAACTCAGTCACAATGTCTCACAAAACCTAATGGTTCCACCTTTCACCAGCCTACAACAGAAGTTCTCCTCTGCTTCATGTCTTCTTCATTCAATGTTATCATCAGCGAGTAATAGTGTTGATATTAATGTGGAATTCCTTCAGTTGTTTAGATCCACCAAGCCGGTATCCAAAAAGATTCACATTTATTCAATAGATTTACAATCTGAACAAGTTGCTGCCATCAACCATAATACTCCTGCTCAATTGCCACTTGAGAACAAAGCTGTTAAATCAATTGTGGCAATACTTGAAAATGAATTAGCTTTTGAGTGCACCTGTGTTTCTGAGAGTGAAGTAGAAAGCTTACCAATAGTTGCAAATGGTGATAACTTGGTCACTGATGTGATGCAGCCTTCTAGTGAGACACAACCAGAGGTGCAACGAACAAGATTAAAACGGCCACTGTGTGATGAAGACTTGGTGATAGTAGCTGCCAAGAGACCACGATTGGATGATTCCATCAGCTCAGATGATTCAAACAAGTCATTCCTTTCTGCATATGAAGCACACATTTCATCTCAATACTTGTGCAAGTCCACTAGCAATACATGGACGAACCGGAGGAAGATGCGCAGAAAAGCCGTTGCTATGGAGTGCAGTACTATTCAGGTGGATTACTCGTATGAGCCAGTAGAGTTTACAGTGACTGTGTTGACTGATGTGCCTTCACTGAGTGACTCAGGGATGGTGGCTAGAGTTCTACTTGTGCCGGCCCAGTCTACTACTGTTAAATACTTTCAGACTTTCTTTGCCTTCTTCAAGAAACACCTTCTCCACTACTCCATTGAACAAGGAATTGACCTGCTACAATTGTAA
- the LOC136242313 gene encoding zinc finger MYND domain-containing protein 12-like, giving the protein MLNPLANPKGVKIFCELCPKPAYVQCTNCRAAYYCNYEHQQHDLEAIHHLVCHLLAHARKPLPHANSSEERLQMKHEQQKIRKDILDITLNHSTKLLHEGRHDHAAPSALQALKISTDLYGNGSIDSTPAYFALAEANIGLGQLKDAEQYLSQAQWVVLQTSDCAPSIKSRLHRDLGLLFMAQGDGQGSKKHFAEDIYHSSLAYGPHHRKTVGGYFHLGNVFLSENKPDVTLSLHDQVIQVWNSYLHDIIYSTATPTPSQQKSELHGLDAAGKAEALHMLHRIRELREQHTKTLPPVVNKVYHTLAMLHYVLQDFHKAYDYVQKALDLSQQTTNVSQDLISGLEELMQLSKVHLATNHQ; this is encoded by the exons ATGCTTAATCCATTAGCCAATCCGAAGGGTGTTAAAATCTTCTGCGAGCTGTGTCCTAAACCAGCCTACGTCCAGTGCACCAACTGTCGTGCAGCGTACTACTG cAACTATGAGCATCAGCAGCATGATTTAGAGGCCATTCATCATTTAGTGTGTCATCTTCTTGCACATGCAAGGAAGCCACTACCTCATGCCAACAGCAGTGAAGAGAGGCTTCAGATGAAACATGAACAACAAAAAATCAGA AAAGATATTCTAGACATCACCCTCAATCACAGCACCAAGTTATTACACGAAGGAAGACATGATCATGCTGCACCCTCGGCTTTGCAAGCACTGAAGATATCAACAGACTTGTATGGAAATGGTAGCATCGACAGCACACCAGCTTACTTTGCTTTAGCTGAAGCTAACATAG GTTTGGGTCAGTTAAAAGATGCAGAACAGTATCTATCACAAGCTCAGTGGGTGGTACTGCAGACATCGGATTGTGCTCCCAGCATCAAGTCAAGACTACACAGGGACCTGGGACTGTTGTTCATGGCACAAGGAGATGGTCAAGGGTCGAAAAAACATTTCGCTGAAGAT ATTTATCATTCTTCTTTGGCCTATGGACCACATCACAGAAAAACCGTAGGAGGATATTTCCATTTAGGGAATGTGTTCTTATCAGAAAACAAGCCTGATGTTACCCTCTCCCTACATGATCAG GTAATTCAGGTATGGAACTCGTATCTACATGACATCATATATTCCACTGCCACTCCCACACCTTCACAACAGAAGTCAGAACTCCATGGACTAG ATGCTGCTGGCAAGGCTGAGGCACTACACATGCTACACAGGATACGTGAACTAAGGGAACAACACACTAAGACTCTACCACCAGTGGTGAACAAGGTCTATCACACTCTAGCAATGTTACACTATGTGCTCCAAGATTTTCATAAG GCATATGATTATGTACAAAAAGCTTTAGACTTGTCCCAACAAACTACTAATGTTTCACAAGATTTGATATCTGGACTTGAAGAACTAATGCAATTGAGTAAAGTTCACCTTGCCACTAACCATCAGTAA